Within Bdellovibrionales bacterium, the genomic segment ATGATAATCACCATCACGAAGGGCATCTTTTAATGGCTGATAGCAGCCTAGACACTTGCTCATTCTGAGTCCTCGTCAACACCACGATGAGCATCGTCAACCACACTCACATCACCAATACAGTCTTTACATGCAAGCAATAGCAGCCCCATTCGATCACGGGGATTAATCTTCCAATTATCAGTGATAATATTGAGTAACCAACCCTCTGGTATTAGTCCGTCAAAAAATGCAATCATCGTTTTTTGCTCAAACGGTTCCTTGCGTAGTGGTAGCGTAAGGCTCACAGGTTTTGGATTTGTGGATATTAAGTAGTTTTCGTCATAGGTGAAGGAGTAAAACCCCTCTTTTTGCTCGATAATTCCAGCAAAGTTTTTTCCTACAAAAACTTTCCCCCGCCTATGATCTGCCACTATTCAACCACTCTCTTGATAGGGATTGGACCCACTGTGTGACCAAAAAGCTTTAGAACCTGCTCAACTTTATCCAAGCGAAGTGTGGGCTTATTACTTTCAAGCTCACGAATGAATCTAAGACCAACCCCAGCCCTTTCAGCCAATTCTGGTTGAGTCAGCCTTGCCTGCTTACGTTTTCTTCTGATGAATTCACCTAACTCCTTCATGCTCATTATCATACCCGATTGGGTATAAAAATGAATAGATATTTTCAAAATATACCCAATCGGGTGCATATATTGAATATGTCAATTATTTACACCCTTTAGGGTACAAATACGCCCCGTTTAACATACTTACATCGTGATTTGAGCTCCATATTTCATCTGGGTCCACGCCCCATTTTGAATCTGATATCATGAAATCCGAATTGATTGATATTGGAGTTTATAAGGGTGAAATACGGGTAAATCAGTGGCGGACTCAGTTCGCATCTGATTGATACGTCCAAGGTCTAATCGCTATCGACTCCTTAGCCACTTTTATTGAATTTGAGAGGAGAAGACATGGCTTTTCCTTTGCATTCTCATCTCCTAAAGAGGGGGAATCAGATATGATGCACGCCAATCCTTCAGGAGTCGTCCAAAAGTTGAAACTTACGATGACAGTGTTGGCAGTTTCCTTGCTGACATTGATGTGGCAAAATTGCTCGGATGTTTCCTTCAGTCAAAAATCTGCGAAATTGGCAAAGCTTGGAGATGGAAGGTCTGAGCAAAATGACCAGGGAAATGGAGACTCCACCGATTCAGGTTCAGAGTCCGATTATGAGCCAGACGAAGATGACGACGGAGAAATTGACGAAAATTGGTTAAGAGGAAACTGTCTCAATCCCTCTGGAAATGTAGAGGAGGTCTCTTCCTCCGCGACCGACAAGACATTTATCAACTCACGCGGTATTTTGATTGTTCTTGAAGCACTTAATTTGAAAATTGAAAATTTTCGTGGGATTGCCTTCGTGCGAAAAGCCCTCAGCTCCAGTGTACTAAATACTCGAGGACCCCTGCTTTTAAACAGCAACGAAGTCGTCCAATTTGATAATACAAGGGGCCCCGTGTGCTTGAGTTCCCACCAAGTGAATCATATAAAAAACCATCGAGGACCTGTCTGGTTCAGCGGACTAAAAAAGGATGGAGTTAAGGCTGAGATCGGAATTGTAGAGAATTTCAGAGGTCCTCTGGTCTTAAAGAATGTCAATGTTGGAAAAGTTCTCAATGCCCGTGGCCCGATATTTGTTATAAATGGATCA encodes:
- a CDS encoding HipA N-terminal domain-containing protein; protein product: MVADHRRGKVFVGKNFAGIIEQKEGFYSFTYDENYLISTNPKPVSLTLPLRKEPFEQKTMIAFFDGLIPEGWLLNIITDNWKINPRDRMGLLLLACKDCIGDVSVVDDAHRGVDEDSE
- a CDS encoding helix-turn-helix transcriptional regulator, which translates into the protein MKELGEFIRRKRKQARLTQPELAERAGVGLRFIRELESNKPTLRLDKVEQVLKLFGHTVGPIPIKRVVE